The following proteins are encoded in a genomic region of Nycticebus coucang isolate mNycCou1 chromosome 19, mNycCou1.pri, whole genome shotgun sequence:
- the LOC128571819 gene encoding neuronal regeneration-related protein-like translates to MVYYPELSVWVSQEPFPNKEMEGRLPQGRLPVPKEVNRKKDDEMAAASWTPLGGNELRSLRISYRYFF, encoded by the coding sequence ATGGTTTATTACCCAGAACTCTCTGTCTGGGTCAGTCAGGAACCATTTCCAAACAAGGAAATGGAGGGAAGGCTTCCTCAGGGAAGACTTCCTGTCCCCAAAGAAGTGAACCGCAAGAAAGACGATGAGATGGCCGCGGCCTCCTGGACTCCACTGGGTGGCAATGAACTCCGCTCCCTGAGAATCAGTTACCGCTACTTTTTTTAA